From Streptomyces sp. 6-11-2, one genomic window encodes:
- a CDS encoding vitamin K epoxide reductase family protein — translation MSKTTVKHVSAEPEPERAVTAPRTVGGSRAFALLLVITGAAGLLAAWIITIDKQKILEGKLSGKTFTPSCSLNPIVSCGSVMESKQATVFGFPNPLLGLVAYGIVICVGMSLLARTTFPRWYWLTFNFGTLFGVCFVTWLQFQSLYRINALCLWCSLAWVATIVMFWYVTSFNIRNDFLPAPRPVKNFLAEFTWVLPVTHCGVIVMLILTRWGTSLWA, via the coding sequence ATGAGCAAGACGACAGTCAAACACGTCTCCGCGGAGCCCGAGCCGGAGCGCGCGGTGACCGCGCCGCGGACGGTGGGCGGCAGCCGCGCCTTCGCGCTGCTGCTGGTGATCACCGGAGCGGCCGGTCTGCTCGCCGCGTGGATCATCACGATCGACAAGCAGAAGATCCTCGAAGGCAAGCTCAGCGGCAAGACCTTCACCCCGAGCTGCAGCCTCAACCCGATCGTGTCCTGCGGCAGCGTCATGGAGAGCAAGCAGGCCACCGTCTTCGGGTTCCCCAACCCGCTGCTCGGCCTGGTCGCCTACGGCATCGTCATCTGCGTCGGCATGAGCCTGCTCGCCCGCACCACCTTCCCGCGCTGGTACTGGCTGACCTTCAACTTCGGCACGCTCTTCGGCGTCTGCTTCGTCACCTGGCTCCAGTTCCAGTCGCTGTACCGCATCAACGCGCTGTGCCTGTGGTGCTCGCTGGCCTGGGTGGCCACGATCGTCATGTTCTGGTACGTGACCTCCTTCAACATCCGCAACGACTTCCTGCCCGCCCCGCGCCCGGTGAAGAACTTCCTCGCCGAGTTCACCTGGGTGCTGCCGGTCACGCACTGCGGTGTCATCGTCATGCTGATCCTGACCCGCTGGGGCACCAGCCTCTGGGCCTGA
- a CDS encoding peptidylprolyl isomerase gives MVSQEQRRRQLAREKFLRQQQRRTAARRKSRVRTSVIASVLGVVLIGSVALYTTGVLKNGKGDKANASAEVTPSASATSKAPDPCAKPAAGSVKKLSWAKEPAMSIDKSAKYTMTLDTTCGGMDLDLKASAAPHTVNSFDFLAGKGFFDHTKCHRLTAEGIYVLQCGDPEGTGRGGPGYTIPDENLKDKSLKGDVYPAGTVAMANTGQAHSGGSQFFLVYQDSPLPPSYTPFGTVSESGMKVLKKIADAGAEPADPETGNTAPNATVVINKATVTKS, from the coding sequence GTGGTCAGCCAGGAGCAGCGGCGGCGTCAGCTCGCCCGGGAGAAGTTCTTGCGGCAGCAGCAGCGGCGCACCGCCGCGCGGCGCAAGTCACGCGTACGCACCTCCGTGATCGCGTCGGTACTGGGCGTGGTCCTGATCGGCAGTGTCGCGCTGTACACGACCGGGGTGCTGAAGAACGGCAAGGGCGACAAGGCCAACGCGAGCGCCGAGGTCACCCCGAGCGCCTCGGCCACCAGCAAGGCGCCGGACCCGTGCGCGAAGCCGGCCGCGGGCTCGGTGAAGAAGCTGAGCTGGGCCAAGGAACCGGCGATGTCCATCGACAAGTCGGCGAAGTACACGATGACGCTCGACACCACGTGCGGCGGGATGGACCTGGACCTGAAGGCGTCCGCGGCACCGCACACCGTGAACTCCTTCGACTTCCTGGCCGGAAAGGGCTTCTTCGACCACACCAAGTGCCACCGGCTCACCGCCGAGGGCATCTATGTCCTGCAGTGCGGCGACCCGGAGGGTACGGGCCGGGGTGGTCCCGGATACACGATTCCCGACGAGAACCTCAAGGACAAAAGCCTGAAGGGCGACGTCTATCCGGCGGGCACCGTGGCGATGGCCAACACGGGGCAGGCGCACTCCGGTGGAAGCCAGTTCTTCCTGGTGTACCAGGACAGTCCTCTCCCGCCCAGCTACACGCCTTTCGGCACCGTCTCCGAGTCGGGTATGAAGGTGCTGAAGAAGATCGCGGACGCAGGCGCGGAGCCCGCCGATCCGGAGACGGGCAACACCGCCCCGAACGCGACCGTGGTGATCAACAAGGCGACGGTGACGAAGTCCTGA
- a CDS encoding replication-associated recombination protein A has translation MEPDLFTAASEERQEKDPAASPLAVRMRPRTLDEVVGQQHLLKPGSPLRRLVGEGAGGPAGPSSVILWGPPGTGKTTLAYVVSKATNKRFVELSAITAGVKEVRAVIDGARRASGGYGKETVLFLDEIHRFSKAQQDSLLPAVENRWVTLIAATTENPYFSVISPLLSRSLLLTLEPLTDDDVRGLLRRALTDERGLRSAVGLPEDTESHLLRIAGGDARRALTALEAAAGAALDKGETEIGLTTLEETVDRAAVKYDRDGDQHYDVASALIKSIRGSDVDAALHYLARMIEAGEDPRFIARRLMISASEDIGLADPHALPTAVAAAQAVAMIGFPEAALTLSHATIALALAPKSNSATTAIGAALDDVRKGQAGAVPPHLRDGHYKGAAKLGHAQGYVYPHDLPEGIAAQQYAPDALKDREYYSPGRHGAEARYADAVEWTRKHLGRKRS, from the coding sequence GTGGAGCCCGACCTGTTCACCGCCGCAAGTGAAGAACGCCAGGAGAAGGACCCGGCCGCGAGTCCCCTGGCGGTCCGGATGCGCCCGCGCACCCTCGACGAGGTGGTGGGCCAGCAGCACCTGCTCAAGCCGGGCTCGCCGCTGCGCCGACTGGTCGGCGAGGGCGCGGGCGGCCCTGCGGGACCCTCCTCGGTGATCCTGTGGGGCCCGCCCGGCACCGGCAAGACCACCCTGGCGTACGTGGTCTCCAAGGCCACCAATAAGCGCTTCGTGGAGCTGTCGGCGATCACCGCGGGCGTCAAGGAGGTCCGCGCGGTCATCGACGGCGCCCGCCGCGCCTCCGGCGGGTACGGCAAGGAGACTGTCCTCTTCCTGGACGAGATCCACCGTTTCAGCAAGGCCCAGCAGGACTCCCTGCTCCCGGCGGTCGAGAACCGCTGGGTGACCCTGATCGCGGCCACCACGGAGAACCCGTACTTCTCGGTGATCTCCCCGCTGCTCTCCCGCTCGCTCCTGCTCACCCTCGAACCGCTCACCGACGACGACGTGCGCGGTCTGCTCCGCCGCGCGCTCACCGACGAGCGCGGCCTGAGGTCGGCCGTCGGCCTCCCCGAGGACACCGAGAGCCATCTGCTGCGCATCGCCGGCGGCGACGCCCGCCGCGCCCTGACCGCCCTGGAGGCCGCCGCCGGGGCCGCCCTCGACAAGGGCGAGACCGAGATCGGCCTGACCACGCTCGAGGAGACCGTCGACCGGGCCGCGGTGAAGTACGACCGCGACGGCGACCAGCACTACGACGTCGCCAGCGCCCTGATCAAGTCCATCCGAGGCTCCGACGTCGACGCCGCCCTGCACTACCTGGCCCGGATGATCGAGGCCGGCGAGGACCCCCGGTTCATCGCCCGCCGCCTGATGATCTCCGCCAGTGAGGACATCGGGCTGGCCGACCCGCACGCGCTGCCCACGGCGGTCGCCGCCGCCCAGGCCGTCGCCATGATCGGCTTCCCCGAGGCCGCACTGACCCTCAGCCACGCCACCATCGCCCTGGCCCTCGCCCCCAAGTCCAACTCGGCGACCACGGCCATCGGCGCAGCCCTGGACGACGTACGCAAGGGACAGGCCGGAGCGGTCCCGCCCCATCTGCGGGACGGGCACTACAAGGGCGCGGCCAAGCTCGGCCACGCGCAGGGGTACGTCTACCCGCACGACCTGCCCGAGGGCATCGCCGCCCAGCAGTACGCGCCGGACGCCCTGAAGGACCGCGAGTACTACTCCCCGGGACGGCACGGCGCCGAGGCGCGGTACGCGGACGCGGTGGAGTGGACCCGCAAGCACCTCGGTCGGAAGCGGTCCTGA
- the hisS gene encoding histidine--tRNA ligase, translated as MSTFKAPKGTYDLIPPDSAKYLAVREAIAAPLRNSGYGYIETPGFENVELFARGVGESTDIVTKEMYAFETKGGDKLALRPEGTASVLRAALEANLHKAGNLPVKLWYSGSYYRYERPQKGRYRHFSQVGAEAIGAEDPALDAELIILADQAYRSLGLSNFRILLNSLGDKECRPVYRAALQDFLRGLDLDEDTRTRIDINPLRVLDDKRESVQKQLTGVPLLRDYLCDGCKAYHEEVRALLEAQGVAFEDDAKLVRGLDYYTRTTFEFVHDGLGSQSAVGGGGRYDGLSEMIGGPALPSVGWALGVDRTVLALEAEGVELPIPSATSVFAVPLGEEARRVLFAKVSELRKVGIAADFSYGHKGLKAAMKAANRSGARFTLVAGERDLADGVVQLKEMESGEQTAIAVNEIVAELESRLG; from the coding sequence GTGAGCACCTTCAAGGCCCCCAAGGGCACGTACGACCTGATCCCGCCGGACTCCGCGAAGTACCTGGCGGTCCGCGAGGCGATCGCCGCCCCGCTGCGCAACTCCGGCTACGGCTACATCGAGACCCCCGGCTTCGAGAACGTGGAGCTGTTCGCACGCGGCGTCGGCGAGTCCACCGACATCGTGACCAAGGAGATGTACGCCTTCGAGACCAAGGGCGGCGACAAGCTCGCCCTGCGCCCCGAGGGCACCGCCTCCGTGCTCCGCGCCGCCCTGGAGGCCAACCTCCACAAGGCCGGCAACCTGCCGGTCAAGCTGTGGTACTCCGGCTCCTACTACCGCTACGAGCGCCCCCAGAAGGGCCGTTACCGCCACTTCTCGCAGGTCGGCGCGGAGGCGATCGGGGCGGAGGACCCGGCGCTCGACGCCGAGCTGATCATCCTGGCCGACCAGGCCTACCGTTCGCTGGGCCTGAGCAACTTCCGCATCCTGCTCAACAGTCTGGGCGACAAGGAGTGCCGTCCGGTCTACCGGGCCGCCCTCCAGGACTTCCTGCGCGGCCTGGACCTGGACGAGGACACCCGCACCCGGATCGACATCAACCCGCTGCGCGTCCTGGACGACAAGCGGGAGTCGGTGCAGAAGCAGCTGACGGGCGTCCCGCTGCTGCGCGACTACCTGTGCGACGGCTGCAAGGCGTACCACGAGGAAGTGCGGGCGCTGCTGGAGGCCCAGGGAGTCGCCTTCGAGGACGACGCCAAGCTGGTCCGCGGACTCGACTACTACACCCGCACCACCTTCGAGTTCGTGCACGACGGGCTCGGGTCCCAGTCCGCGGTGGGCGGCGGCGGCCGGTACGACGGCCTGTCCGAGATGATCGGCGGCCCCGCGCTGCCGTCGGTGGGCTGGGCGCTGGGCGTGGACCGTACGGTCCTGGCCCTGGAGGCGGAGGGAGTCGAGCTCCCAATCCCGTCGGCCACCAGCGTGTTCGCGGTCCCGCTCGGCGAGGAGGCACGCCGGGTGCTGTTCGCGAAGGTCTCCGAACTGCGCAAGGTGGGCATCGCCGCCGACTTCTCCTACGGCCACAAGGGCCTCAAGGCCGCCATGAAGGCGGCCAACCGGTCCGGTGCCCGCTTCACGCTCGTCGCCGGTGAGCGCGACCTCGCCGACGGCGTCGTCCAGCTCAAGGAGATGGAGTCCGGAGAGCAGACGGCGATCGCGGTCAACGAGATCGTCGCGGAACTGGAATCCCGCCTCGGCTGA
- a CDS encoding ABC transporter ATP-binding protein: MTRNELAVDVRGLRKRYGDVTAVDGMDLAIRKGEVLGLLGPNGAGKSTTVEIIQGHRSRDAGEVSVLGADPASATRAWRSRVGIVWQDESAPAELTVRETVRHFARYYPRPRDPEEVIALVGLEAKAGSRIKALSGGQRRRLDVALGVIGGPELLLLDEPTTGFDPAARRRFWTLIRTLAQEGTTILLTTHYLEEAEALADRLAVVARGRIVAEGTSRELRERHATGATVEWTEPDGTPRTEHTGTPTRTVAGLMRRFDGEIPGLRVGRPTLEDVYLRLTGQEDA, translated from the coding sequence ATGACGCGAAACGAACTCGCGGTGGACGTACGGGGGCTGCGCAAGCGGTACGGGGACGTCACCGCGGTCGACGGAATGGACCTGGCGATCAGGAAGGGCGAGGTCCTGGGGCTGCTCGGACCCAACGGCGCGGGCAAGAGCACCACGGTGGAGATCATCCAGGGCCACCGCTCACGGGACGCGGGCGAGGTCTCGGTCCTGGGGGCGGACCCGGCGAGCGCCACGCGCGCGTGGCGCTCGCGCGTCGGAATCGTCTGGCAGGACGAATCGGCGCCCGCCGAGTTGACGGTCCGCGAGACCGTGCGGCACTTCGCCCGGTACTACCCCCGGCCGCGCGACCCGGAGGAGGTCATCGCCCTGGTGGGTCTGGAGGCGAAGGCGGGGAGCCGGATCAAGGCGCTGTCGGGTGGCCAGCGGCGTCGGCTGGACGTGGCCCTCGGGGTGATCGGCGGGCCGGAGCTGCTGCTCCTGGACGAGCCGACGACCGGTTTCGACCCGGCGGCGCGGCGCCGGTTCTGGACGCTGATCCGCACGCTCGCGCAGGAGGGCACGACGATCCTGCTGACCACGCACTACCTGGAGGAGGCGGAGGCCCTCGCGGACCGGCTGGCGGTGGTCGCCCGGGGCCGGATCGTCGCCGAGGGCACCTCTCGCGAGCTGCGGGAACGGCACGCCACCGGCGCCACCGTCGAGTGGACGGAACCCGACGGCACCCCGCGCACCGAGCACACCGGCACCCCCACCAGGACCGTCGCCGGCCTGATGCGCCGCTTCGACGGAGAGATACCGGGCCTGCGGGTGGGCCGCCCCACGCTGGAGGACGTCTATCTCCGGCTGACCGGACAGGAGGACGCGTGA
- the rpsD gene encoding 30S ribosomal protein S4, translating to MANQSRPKVKKSRALGIALTPKAVKYFEARPYPPGEHGRGRKQNSDYKVRLLEKQRLRAQYDVSERQLVRAYERAAKTSMKTGEALVIDLEKRLDALVLRSGIARTIYQARQMVVHGHIQVNGKKVDKPSFQVRPDDVVQVRERSREKTLFQVSREGGFAPDGETPRYLQVNLKALAFRLDREPNRKEIPVICDEQLVVEYYAR from the coding sequence ATGGCGAACCAGTCCCGCCCCAAGGTCAAGAAGTCGCGTGCCCTCGGCATCGCGCTGACCCCGAAGGCCGTCAAGTACTTCGAGGCGCGTCCCTACCCGCCGGGTGAGCACGGCCGTGGCCGCAAGCAGAACTCGGACTACAAGGTCCGTCTGCTGGAGAAGCAGCGTCTGCGTGCTCAGTACGACGTCAGCGAGCGTCAGCTCGTCCGCGCCTACGAGCGTGCCGCCAAGACGTCGATGAAGACCGGTGAAGCCCTGGTCATCGACCTCGAGAAGCGTCTTGACGCCCTGGTGCTGCGTTCGGGCATCGCCCGCACGATCTACCAGGCCCGCCAGATGGTCGTCCACGGCCACATCCAGGTCAACGGCAAGAAGGTCGACAAGCCGTCCTTCCAGGTCCGTCCCGACGACGTGGTCCAGGTCCGCGAGCGCAGCCGCGAGAAGACCCTCTTCCAGGTTTCCCGCGAGGGTGGCTTCGCCCCCGACGGCGAGACCCCGCGCTACCTCCAGGTGAACCTCAAGGCCCTGGCGTTCCGCCTGGACCGCGAGCCGAACCGCAAGGAGATCCCGGTGATCTGCGACGAGCAGCTCGTCGTCGAGTACTACGCCCGCTGA
- a CDS encoding ABC transporter permease — protein sequence MTSTAGRTRAGAAAARLPGAWGIGLHRGALEIRQFFRQREQVVFTFAFPVVFLFLFASIFHDDVSGTGVTASQLYVSSMLASGIMSTSFQSLGISIAVERDEKALRRLSGTPMPPTAYFLGKIWLVLFTGLLETAILLLVGTTLYGVRLPSDATRWFHFAWIFVLGLTGCALLGIAISSVPRSAKSAASVVVLPFLVLQFISGVYILVDALPGWMLNVGALFPLKWLCQGLRGVFLPDSARVLEQAGSWEFGRIALVLAAWCAGGLVLCLLTFRWKDRRAG from the coding sequence ATGACCTCGACGGCCGGACGGACCCGCGCCGGGGCGGCGGCCGCGCGGCTGCCCGGGGCGTGGGGCATCGGGCTGCACCGGGGCGCCCTGGAGATCAGGCAGTTCTTCCGGCAGCGCGAGCAGGTGGTGTTCACCTTCGCCTTCCCGGTGGTGTTCCTGTTCCTGTTCGCGTCGATCTTCCACGACGACGTCAGCGGCACCGGCGTCACCGCCTCGCAGCTCTACGTCTCCTCGATGCTGGCCTCGGGCATCATGTCGACCAGCTTCCAGTCCCTGGGCATATCGATCGCGGTCGAACGGGACGAGAAGGCGCTGCGCCGGCTGAGCGGCACGCCGATGCCACCGACGGCGTACTTCCTGGGGAAAATCTGGCTGGTTCTCTTCACCGGCCTGCTGGAGACGGCGATCCTGCTGCTCGTCGGCACCACGCTGTACGGCGTCCGGCTGCCCTCCGACGCGACCCGGTGGTTCCACTTCGCGTGGATCTTCGTGCTCGGCCTGACCGGGTGCGCGCTGCTGGGCATCGCGATCAGTTCGGTGCCCAGGTCGGCGAAGAGCGCAGCCTCGGTGGTCGTGCTGCCGTTCCTGGTGCTCCAGTTCATCTCCGGGGTCTACATCCTGGTCGACGCCCTCCCCGGCTGGATGCTGAACGTCGGCGCCCTCTTCCCGCTGAAGTGGCTGTGCCAGGGCCTGCGCGGGGTGTTCCTGCCGGACTCGGCGCGGGTGCTGGAACAGGCGGGGAGCTGGGAGTTCGGGCGGATCGCCCTGGTGCTCGCGGCCTGGTGCGCCGGCGGACTGGTGCTCTGCCTTCTGACGTTCCGCTGGAAGGACCGGCGGGCGGGCTGA
- a CDS encoding DUF349 domain-containing protein, producing MSSDPWGRVDETGTVYVRTADGEQVVGSWQAGSPEEALAYFERKYEGLVVEIGLLEKRVQTTDLSAKDAQAAVGHLREQIDAHHAVGDLDALRARLDKLVGTVETRREERKAQRARQADEARHSKEALVTEAEELARSDQWRAAGERLRALVDTWKGLPRLDRKSDDELWHRFSHARSAFSKRRKAHFAQLDAQREDARKAKERLVAEAEALSGSTDWGPTSARYRELMTEWKAAGRAQREHEDDLWNRFRGAQDVFFAARSSVFAERDAEQAENLKLKEELAGEAEKLLPITDLKAARAAFRSINERWETIGHVPRDARPRVEGRMQTVDRAIQEAEEAEWRRTNPEALARAEGLTGQLQAAVDKLRGQIEQARAQGNSSRADKLEKELEGRQALLDQALKGLQEFGG from the coding sequence GTGAGCAGCGACCCGTGGGGCCGCGTCGACGAGACGGGGACCGTGTACGTGCGTACGGCCGATGGCGAGCAGGTCGTCGGTTCCTGGCAGGCCGGCTCCCCTGAGGAGGCGCTGGCCTACTTCGAGCGCAAGTACGAGGGCCTGGTTGTCGAGATCGGCCTCCTCGAGAAGCGAGTGCAGACCACCGACCTGTCGGCCAAGGACGCCCAGGCCGCCGTCGGCCATCTGCGGGAGCAGATCGACGCGCACCACGCGGTCGGCGACCTGGACGCGCTGCGTGCCCGCCTGGACAAGCTGGTCGGGACGGTCGAGACACGCCGTGAGGAGCGCAAGGCGCAGCGCGCCCGGCAGGCGGACGAGGCCCGGCACTCCAAGGAGGCGCTGGTCACGGAGGCCGAGGAGCTGGCCCGTTCCGATCAGTGGCGGGCGGCCGGGGAGCGGCTGCGCGCGCTGGTGGACACCTGGAAGGGGCTGCCGCGTCTGGACCGCAAGTCCGACGACGAGCTGTGGCACCGCTTCTCGCACGCCCGGTCGGCGTTCTCCAAGCGGCGCAAGGCGCACTTCGCGCAGCTGGACGCGCAGCGCGAGGACGCACGCAAGGCCAAGGAGCGGCTGGTCGCCGAGGCCGAGGCGCTGTCGGGCTCGACGGACTGGGGTCCCACCTCGGCCCGCTACCGCGAGCTGATGACGGAGTGGAAGGCAGCCGGCCGTGCCCAGCGCGAGCACGAGGACGACCTGTGGAACCGCTTCCGCGGTGCCCAGGACGTCTTCTTCGCCGCCCGCAGCTCGGTGTTCGCCGAGCGGGACGCCGAACAGGCCGAGAACCTGAAGCTGAAGGAGGAGCTGGCCGGAGAGGCCGAGAAGCTCCTGCCGATCACGGATCTGAAGGCCGCCCGCGCAGCCTTCCGCTCGATCAACGAGCGCTGGGAGACCATCGGCCATGTACCGCGCGACGCCCGTCCGCGGGTGGAGGGCCGGATGCAGACGGTCGACCGGGCCATCCAGGAGGCCGAGGAGGCCGAGTGGCGCCGGACGAACCCGGAGGCGCTGGCCCGTGCCGAGGGTCTGACCGGTCAGCTCCAGGCCGCCGTGGACAAGCTGCGGGGGCAGATCGAGCAGGCCCGCGCCCAGGGCAACTCCTCCAGGGCCGACAAGCTCGAGAAGGAGCTTGAGGGCCGCCAGGCGCTCCTGGACCAGGCTCTGAAGGGCCTCCAGGAGTTCGGCGGCTGA
- a CDS encoding MBL fold metallo-hydrolase, whose translation MLIAGFPAGAWGTNCYLVAPAAGEECVIIDPGHQAAQGVEEAVRKHRLKPVAVVLTHGHIDHVASVVPVCGAHDVPAWIHPADRYMMSDPEKALGRSIGMPLMGELTVGEPDDVKELADGAELKLAGLEFSVAHAPGHTKGSVTFRMPGAADIPPVFFSGDLLFAGSIGRTDLPGGDTAEMFDSLARVCLPLDDSTVVLSGHGPQTTIGRERATNPYLRQVAAGPGADLDDAPRRGM comes from the coding sequence GTGCTCATTGCCGGGTTCCCCGCCGGGGCCTGGGGGACGAACTGCTACCTCGTCGCCCCCGCCGCCGGTGAGGAGTGCGTGATCATCGACCCCGGCCACCAGGCCGCCCAAGGCGTCGAGGAAGCGGTCAGGAAGCATCGGCTCAAGCCCGTCGCCGTCGTTCTCACCCACGGCCACATCGACCACGTGGCCTCGGTCGTCCCGGTGTGCGGCGCGCACGACGTACCGGCCTGGATCCACCCGGCCGACCGGTACATGATGAGCGACCCCGAGAAGGCGCTCGGCCGGTCCATCGGCATGCCGCTCATGGGCGAGCTGACCGTGGGGGAACCGGACGACGTGAAGGAACTGGCCGACGGCGCCGAGCTGAAGCTGGCCGGCCTGGAGTTCTCCGTCGCGCACGCGCCCGGCCATACCAAGGGGTCGGTGACCTTCCGGATGCCCGGGGCCGCGGACATCCCGCCGGTCTTCTTCTCCGGGGATCTGCTGTTCGCCGGCTCCATCGGACGCACCGACCTGCCCGGCGGTGACACGGCCGAGATGTTCGACTCGCTGGCCCGCGTGTGCCTGCCGCTCGACGACTCGACCGTGGTGCTGTCCGGCCACGGCCCCCAGACGACCATCGGCCGGGAGCGCGCCACCAATCCCTATCTGCGGCAGGTGGCCGCCGGCCCGGGAGCGGACCTGGACGACGCTCCCCGACGAGGAATGTGA